Proteins co-encoded in one Saprospira grandis genomic window:
- a CDS encoding AraC family transcriptional regulator, whose amino-acid sequence MLLPDNYRAGRPLHTLVEQQNSFAAAQAELHIFETHQMAEAVELQFRQPVLAAMLMGKKRMHLRDKAPFCFLPGESVLLPPNELMRIDFPEANMHQPTKCLALALDEDMVQQELDWLNRERPREDGLLWSFQSGNFHFTHSLAVQQILQRLIFLFTEGHPSKDLFVGMALKELLLRVLQQENEVKIGEEDSRLAQLVQYIRQHLREELSVGELSKKACMSEAHFYRSFKAELGQSPNDFIQEERLKLAASLLLQTEEKIGDIALYCGFNSLSYFNRLFKRRYQKTPSRFRKEKQGR is encoded by the coding sequence ATGCTATTACCAGATAACTATCGGGCTGGGCGTCCACTCCATACTTTAGTCGAGCAGCAAAACAGTTTTGCGGCGGCCCAAGCGGAGCTTCATATTTTTGAGACGCATCAGATGGCAGAGGCGGTAGAATTGCAGTTTCGGCAGCCGGTATTGGCGGCTATGTTGATGGGGAAGAAGCGGATGCATTTGCGAGATAAGGCGCCCTTTTGCTTTTTGCCTGGGGAGTCGGTGCTTTTGCCGCCCAATGAATTGATGCGCATTGATTTTCCGGAGGCCAATATGCATCAGCCCACCAAATGTTTGGCTTTGGCTTTGGATGAGGATATGGTACAGCAGGAACTAGATTGGCTGAATAGGGAGCGTCCTCGGGAGGATGGATTGCTTTGGTCTTTTCAGTCGGGGAATTTTCATTTTACGCATTCCTTGGCGGTGCAGCAGATTTTGCAGCGGCTCATCTTTTTATTTACGGAGGGGCATCCTTCTAAGGATTTATTTGTGGGAATGGCCTTAAAAGAGTTGTTGTTGCGGGTATTGCAGCAAGAAAATGAGGTAAAAATAGGGGAGGAAGACAGTCGGTTGGCGCAGTTGGTCCAGTATATCCGCCAGCATTTGAGAGAAGAGCTTAGCGTTGGGGAATTGAGCAAAAAAGCCTGTATGAGTGAGGCTCATTTTTATCGCTCCTTTAAGGCAGAATTGGGGCAATCGCCCAATGATTTTATTCAGGAAGAGCGTTTAAAATTGGCGGCTAGTCTTTTGTTGCAGACCGAAGAAAAGATTGGGGATATTGCCCTATATTGTGGTTTTAATAGCCTGTCTTATTTTAATCGCTTATTTAAGCGGCGCTATCAAAAAACGCCCTCTCGTTTTCGGAAAGAAAAACAGGGCCGTTAA
- a CDS encoding aldehyde dehydrogenase family protein: MQETNVMDEVLKAPDFKPQYENFIGGEWVKPTNGEYFENVSPVDGKSFTLIPRSTKEDIDKAVAAAWAAAPEWNNSAAAFRSNILLKIADRMEENLELLARTETWDNGKAIRETRAADMPLAIDHFRYFAGVIRAEEGSMSELDANTVCINVQEPLGVVAQIIPWNFPLLMAAWKIAPALAAGNCVVLKPAEQTPVGILILMELIQDILPKGVLNVVNGFGVEAGKPLASHPDVRKVAFTGETTTGQLIMQYASKNLIPVTLELGGKSPNVFFANVMAEDDAFFDKCLEGAAMFALNQGEVCTCPSRILVQESIADKFIERLIERVNAIKMGHPLDPTTMMGAQASNDQYEKILNYIKIGKEEGCEVLAGGAAAAVDSLSGGYYIQPTILKGHNKMRVFQEEIFGPVVCITTFKDEAEALEIANDTPYGLGAGVWTRDMHQAYQISRKIEAGRVWVNNYHAYPAHAPFGGYKKSGIGRETHKMMLAHYRQTKNMLISYDKNALGFF, encoded by the coding sequence ATGCAAGAAACAAATGTAATGGATGAAGTCCTAAAAGCTCCCGACTTCAAACCTCAATACGAAAACTTTATCGGCGGAGAATGGGTAAAACCCACCAATGGCGAATACTTCGAAAATGTATCTCCCGTAGACGGTAAAAGCTTTACGCTTATCCCCCGCTCTACCAAAGAAGATATTGATAAGGCCGTAGCCGCCGCCTGGGCCGCCGCTCCAGAATGGAACAATAGCGCAGCCGCTTTCCGTAGCAATATTCTACTCAAGATTGCCGACCGTATGGAGGAAAATCTTGAACTACTCGCTCGTACCGAAACTTGGGACAATGGTAAGGCCATTCGCGAAACTCGCGCAGCCGATATGCCCCTAGCTATCGACCATTTCCGCTATTTTGCTGGCGTTATCCGCGCTGAAGAAGGTAGCATGAGCGAACTCGATGCTAATACAGTTTGTATCAATGTCCAAGAACCCCTTGGTGTAGTGGCCCAGATTATTCCCTGGAACTTCCCACTCCTTATGGCTGCTTGGAAAATCGCTCCCGCTCTAGCCGCTGGTAACTGCGTAGTCCTTAAACCCGCAGAGCAAACTCCTGTAGGTATCCTCATTCTAATGGAGCTTATTCAGGATATTTTGCCCAAAGGCGTACTAAATGTAGTCAACGGTTTTGGCGTAGAAGCAGGTAAACCCCTAGCTTCTCACCCCGATGTACGCAAGGTGGCCTTTACCGGAGAAACAACTACCGGCCAGCTCATTATGCAGTATGCTTCTAAAAACTTGATTCCCGTTACTTTGGAATTGGGCGGTAAGTCGCCCAACGTTTTCTTCGCTAATGTGATGGCAGAAGATGATGCCTTCTTCGATAAATGCCTAGAAGGGGCCGCTATGTTTGCCCTAAATCAAGGAGAAGTTTGTACTTGCCCCTCCCGCATTTTGGTCCAAGAAAGTATCGCCGATAAGTTTATCGAACGCCTAATCGAACGCGTCAACGCCATTAAGATGGGCCACCCCCTAGATCCTACTACAATGATGGGCGCACAAGCTTCTAACGATCAATACGAGAAAATCCTCAACTATATCAAAATTGGTAAAGAAGAAGGTTGCGAAGTGTTGGCAGGTGGTGCCGCCGCCGCAGTAGATAGCCTCTCTGGTGGCTACTATATTCAGCCCACTATCCTAAAAGGACACAACAAAATGAGAGTGTTCCAAGAAGAAATTTTTGGCCCCGTTGTTTGTATTACCACCTTTAAGGATGAAGCCGAAGCCCTAGAAATCGCTAACGATACCCCCTATGGTTTGGGCGCCGGTGTTTGGACACGCGATATGCACCAAGCTTACCAAATCTCTAGAAAAATTGAAGCCGGACGCGTTTGGGTGAATAACTATCACGCTTATCCCGCTCACGCTCCTTTCGGTGGCTATAAGAAGTCGGGAATCGGACGCGAGACCCACAAGATGATGCTCGCTCACTATCGCCAAACCAAAAATATGCTCATCTCTTACGATAAGAACGCCCTCGGATTCTTCTAA
- a CDS encoding DUF779 domain-containing protein has translation MAELVDATEKARQLIRKLKAKHGDLMFHQSGGCCDGSAPMCFEAGELMIDDSDVLLAEIEDCPFYMSAFQYKYWKNSHLTLDVVPGRGASFSLEIPLGVRFVIKSRLLTDEEAAQVKDA, from the coding sequence ATGGCAGAACTAGTCGATGCAACAGAAAAAGCGCGGCAGTTAATCCGAAAATTGAAAGCCAAACACGGCGATCTGATGTTTCACCAAAGCGGCGGCTGCTGCGATGGATCAGCCCCTATGTGTTTCGAGGCTGGAGAACTCATGATTGACGATTCGGATGTTCTGCTCGCCGAAATTGAAGACTGCCCTTTTTATATGTCAGCTTTTCAATACAAATACTGGAAGAATAGCCACCTTACCCTGGATGTCGTTCCTGGCAGAGGCGCTAGCTTCTCTCTCGAAATTCCCTTGGGCGTCCGCTTTGTCATTAAGTCTAGATTACTAACCGATGAAGAAGCCGCTCAAGTTAAAGATGCATAG
- a CDS encoding Rpn family recombination-promoting nuclease/putative transposase has product MIKDRYINPLTDFGFKKLFGEAANKELLIHFLNQLLPEKHQVEDLEYLPSERLPSSFLDRKVIFDIYCTSSRGEQFIIELQRSKQNHFIDRSIFYSTFAIQEQSERGDWNFKLWPIYTICILDFKINQPNPHNRVIRYVQLKDQDKELFFEDLTYIYIELPNFTKTLDELEDLQDKWLYLFRYLAKLEDRPAALQERIFTGLFHAAEIASYSIEERQNYEVSLKKHRDIKNAIDTALEEGLEKGRAEGLEQGREEGLKEGEVLGLEKGLEQGREEGKEEGALAAKKAMVKQMQAANLPLEQIAKITGCSLEQIKNWLKD; this is encoded by the coding sequence ATGATCAAAGATCGCTATATCAATCCACTGACCGATTTTGGATTTAAGAAGCTTTTTGGCGAGGCCGCCAATAAAGAGCTGCTCATCCATTTTCTCAATCAGCTGCTGCCCGAAAAGCATCAGGTGGAGGACCTCGAATATCTCCCTAGCGAACGCCTGCCTTCCAGTTTTCTGGACCGAAAAGTTATTTTTGATATCTATTGCACCAGCAGCCGAGGCGAGCAGTTTATTATTGAGCTGCAGCGCAGTAAGCAAAATCATTTCATCGACCGCTCTATTTTTTATAGCACCTTCGCCATTCAAGAGCAATCTGAAAGGGGCGATTGGAATTTTAAGCTTTGGCCCATTTATACGATCTGTATTCTCGATTTTAAGATCAATCAGCCCAATCCCCATAATCGAGTGATTCGCTATGTACAGCTCAAGGACCAAGACAAAGAGCTCTTCTTTGAAGACCTTACCTATATTTATATCGAGCTGCCTAATTTCACAAAAACCCTAGATGAGCTAGAAGATCTACAGGACAAATGGCTTTATCTTTTCCGTTATTTGGCCAAATTAGAAGATCGGCCCGCAGCTTTGCAAGAGCGCATTTTTACAGGGCTTTTCCATGCCGCCGAAATTGCCAGCTACTCTATTGAGGAGCGCCAAAATTATGAGGTCTCTCTCAAAAAGCATCGAGATATTAAAAATGCTATTGACACCGCCCTAGAAGAGGGCCTAGAAAAAGGCAGAGCCGAAGGCTTAGAACAAGGACGAGAGGAGGGCCTAAAAGAAGGAGAAGTACTAGGCTTAGAAAAAGGACTCGAACAAGGACGAGAGGAAGGGAAAGAAGAAGGCGCATTAGCCGCCAAAAAAGCCATGGTCAAACAAATGCAAGCCGCCAACCTCCCCCTAGAGCAAATTGCCAAAATTACTGGCTGTAGCCTAGAACAAATCAAAAACTGGCTAAAGGACTAG
- a CDS encoding Ig-like domain-containing domain — MRQLPAYLLLALLALLLLQCAQQQPLQGGPKDEQPPELDLRRYSTPNYQTNFKEKEILLTFNEWVQLKNAQQQILISPPLDKKPKVKVKNKTVILRFQEELKENTTYSIQFGQSIVDFREGNPVKDLRFVFSTGPQLDSLQLGGQLFDAKTAAPVAEAWVMLYEGVLGDSTPILQRPNYLARTDEKGNFKLENLKAGRYILFGLMDKNNDYRYQPNEELAFWSEPIILTDSSAGNPKLRLFAAAQEQKLVSAKQLAQQQGQLQFLNPFSDSLKIQPLEELEDWTYYQNKEFVWLFWKGAQGDELRFVLEAGDYRDTAKINLYTGLDPSELRLIDPKKAGKARATEGLQIPLPILHPKNPMQLDFGAPVQRIDTSLCVWQNDTGLSFGPLSFQPAGNYLWTLDAPKAPSATYSLQLLPGALTDFWGQQNEDTLKATYALETDKTLGNILAQIQNADSSKQYVFELRRNQEEVVHKQLLLGQSQYALDFPLLPPGNYQIQLIWDENQDGQWTTGDYLKLKQAEKISSSKELPLRPGWDNEISLDLKED, encoded by the coding sequence ATGCGTCAATTGCCTGCTTATCTGCTTTTGGCCCTTTTGGCCCTGCTTCTTCTTCAATGTGCTCAGCAACAACCTCTGCAAGGAGGGCCAAAAGACGAGCAGCCGCCAGAGCTAGATTTGCGGCGCTACTCTACGCCCAACTATCAAACAAACTTTAAGGAAAAAGAGATCTTACTGACCTTTAACGAATGGGTGCAGCTCAAAAACGCCCAGCAGCAAATCTTAATCTCGCCGCCTCTGGACAAAAAACCAAAGGTGAAGGTCAAGAATAAAACGGTCATTCTCCGCTTCCAAGAAGAGCTAAAAGAAAACACCACCTATAGCATTCAGTTTGGCCAAAGTATTGTCGATTTTCGAGAGGGGAATCCCGTCAAAGACCTGCGTTTTGTCTTTTCTACAGGCCCCCAACTCGATTCGCTTCAGTTGGGCGGCCAACTGTTTGATGCCAAAACGGCGGCCCCGGTCGCCGAGGCTTGGGTGATGCTCTATGAAGGAGTGCTAGGCGACTCTACGCCCATCCTTCAGCGGCCCAACTACCTGGCCCGAACCGATGAAAAAGGAAACTTTAAGCTAGAAAACTTGAAGGCGGGCCGCTATATTCTCTTTGGCTTGATGGATAAAAATAACGACTATCGCTATCAGCCTAATGAGGAGCTAGCGTTTTGGTCCGAGCCCATTATTTTGACCGATAGCAGCGCCGGAAACCCCAAGCTCCGCTTATTTGCGGCGGCCCAAGAACAGAAGTTGGTTTCGGCCAAACAGTTGGCCCAGCAACAGGGGCAATTGCAGTTTCTAAACCCCTTTTCAGATAGCCTGAAAATTCAGCCCTTAGAGGAGCTAGAAGACTGGACCTATTACCAAAATAAGGAGTTTGTCTGGCTGTTTTGGAAAGGCGCCCAAGGCGATGAACTTCGATTTGTACTAGAGGCTGGCGATTATCGAGATACGGCCAAAATTAACCTTTATACGGGCCTAGATCCTAGCGAATTGCGCTTGATTGATCCCAAAAAAGCCGGCAAGGCTAGGGCCACAGAGGGGCTGCAAATTCCACTACCTATTTTGCATCCCAAAAACCCGATGCAGCTTGATTTTGGGGCCCCAGTTCAACGCATTGACACTAGCCTTTGTGTTTGGCAAAATGACACGGGCCTCAGTTTCGGCCCCCTGAGTTTTCAGCCTGCGGGCAATTATCTCTGGACCTTAGATGCGCCCAAAGCGCCTTCTGCAACGTATAGCCTTCAGTTGTTGCCGGGTGCTTTGACTGACTTTTGGGGGCAGCAAAATGAAGATACCCTCAAGGCTACTTATGCCCTAGAAACCGATAAGACCTTGGGCAATATTTTGGCCCAAATCCAAAATGCCGATAGTAGCAAGCAATATGTTTTTGAGCTGCGCCGCAATCAAGAGGAGGTCGTTCACAAGCAGTTGCTTTTGGGCCAAAGCCAATATGCGCTCGATTTTCCCCTGCTCCCGCCCGGCAATTACCAAATTCAACTGATTTGGGATGAAAACCAAGATGGGCAATGGACCACAGGAGACTACCTAAAATTAAAGCAAGCCGAAAAAATATCTAGTTCTAAGGAGTTGCCTTTGCGCCCAGGTTGGGACAATGAAATTTCTCTAGATCTAAAAGAAGATTAG
- a CDS encoding peptide chain release factor 3 → MSTKIAAEVNKRRTFAVVAHPDAGKTTLTEKLLLFGGAIQVAGAVKSNKIKKSTTSDFMEIEKQRGISVATSVMGFEYRERQINILDTPGHKDFAEDTYRTLTAVDSVIVVIDVAKGVEEQTERLVEVCRMRDTPVMVFINKLDRVGKDGMDLLDEIEEKLKLHVCPLSWPVGMGPDFKGVYNIYEKQLNLFAPGTKYGDLTALEDLDDPVLDKLVGEDYAEELREEANMVMEVYPDFDREAYLKGQLSPVFFGSAVNNFGVKELLDCFVEVAPTPTGFHTEERDIEPLEPKFTGFIFKIHANMDPRHRDRIAFMRVCSGVFERNTNYLHVRKNKKMKFSNPTTFMASKKEVVEQAYPGDIVGLYDSGNFKIGDGLTEGETLHFKGIPSFSPELFRYIENANPMKSKQLAKGIDQLMDEGVAQIFTKTSNNRKIIGTVGQLQFDVLQYRLEHEYGASCRYEPVQLHKACWIEAEDEEQLKEFLRKKAQFIAKDKEGRYVYLAESKWMLSTAQQDYPKIKFHFKSDF, encoded by the coding sequence ATGTCGACAAAAATAGCTGCAGAAGTAAATAAGAGGCGCACCTTTGCCGTAGTCGCCCACCCCGATGCGGGGAAAACCACCTTGACCGAAAAACTCCTACTTTTTGGTGGGGCGATTCAGGTAGCGGGAGCGGTAAAGTCTAATAAAATCAAGAAATCGACGACTTCCGATTTTATGGAAATTGAGAAGCAGCGGGGGATTTCGGTGGCCACCTCGGTTATGGGGTTTGAGTATCGGGAGCGGCAGATCAACATTTTGGATACGCCGGGTCACAAAGATTTTGCGGAAGATACCTATCGGACCTTGACGGCCGTGGACAGTGTAATTGTGGTGATTGATGTGGCCAAGGGGGTAGAGGAGCAGACCGAGCGATTGGTAGAGGTTTGCCGTATGCGAGACACCCCCGTGATGGTCTTTATTAACAAATTGGACCGTGTGGGCAAGGATGGGATGGACCTATTGGATGAGATTGAGGAAAAGCTCAAGCTCCATGTTTGTCCCCTGAGTTGGCCTGTGGGTATGGGCCCTGATTTTAAGGGGGTGTACAACATCTATGAAAAGCAGCTCAATTTATTTGCGCCGGGGACCAAATATGGCGACCTCACGGCTTTGGAAGACCTAGATGACCCTGTTTTAGATAAATTGGTGGGTGAGGACTATGCTGAAGAGCTAAGAGAAGAGGCCAATATGGTCATGGAAGTTTATCCAGATTTTGATCGAGAAGCCTATCTCAAAGGGCAACTATCGCCGGTGTTTTTTGGCTCGGCAGTAAATAACTTTGGGGTAAAAGAACTGCTTGATTGCTTTGTAGAAGTAGCGCCTACGCCAACGGGATTTCATACAGAAGAGCGAGATATTGAGCCCTTAGAGCCTAAGTTTACAGGTTTTATCTTTAAGATCCATGCGAATATGGACCCTCGTCACCGCGACCGCATTGCCTTTATGCGGGTCTGCTCGGGGGTATTTGAGCGCAACACCAACTACCTGCATGTTCGGAAGAACAAAAAGATGAAATTCTCGAATCCCACGACCTTTATGGCCTCTAAAAAAGAGGTGGTCGAGCAGGCTTATCCGGGAGATATTGTGGGCCTTTATGATTCGGGCAACTTTAAGATTGGCGATGGCTTGACAGAAGGAGAAACCCTACATTTTAAGGGGATCCCTAGCTTCTCGCCCGAGCTTTTCCGTTATATAGAAAATGCCAATCCCATGAAATCGAAGCAATTGGCCAAGGGAATTGACCAATTGATGGATGAGGGCGTGGCGCAGATCTTTACCAAAACCTCGAACAATCGCAAGATTATTGGTACCGTAGGGCAGCTTCAATTTGATGTATTGCAATATCGTTTGGAGCATGAATATGGGGCCAGCTGCCGCTATGAGCCCGTGCAACTGCACAAAGCTTGCTGGATAGAGGCCGAAGACGAGGAGCAACTCAAGGAATTCTTGCGGAAAAAGGCTCAATTTATTGCCAAGGATAAAGAGGGGCGTTATGTCTATCTGGCTGAATCTAAATGGATGCTCAGCACGGCTCAGCAAGACTACCCTAAAATTAAATTTCACTTTAAATCAGACTTCTAA
- a CDS encoding lipocalin family protein has protein sequence MKNLMFLFVALLAFGLGSCNTEAPAASVNDAMEVTTRGQQSEDKVENFTAGKWEDQNTFVNLKLDGSFEASFDGETTIVGNWTLSDDEKQLSLKAEESLEGKGSVFAKTYEVLEITPETLKVKDEEGYELAFKAA, from the coding sequence ATGAAAAACCTAATGTTTCTTTTTGTGGCCCTTTTGGCCTTTGGCCTTGGCAGTTGTAACACGGAAGCGCCTGCAGCTTCTGTAAATGATGCGATGGAAGTGACTACTCGTGGTCAGCAATCAGAAGATAAAGTAGAGAATTTTACTGCTGGCAAATGGGAGGACCAGAACACCTTTGTCAACTTGAAGCTAGATGGTAGCTTTGAGGCCTCTTTTGATGGCGAAACGACTATTGTGGGTAACTGGACCCTTAGCGATGATGAAAAACAGCTTTCGCTCAAGGCAGAAGAATCGCTAGAGGGGAAAGGCAGTGTATTTGCCAAAACCTATGAGGTCTTAGAAATTACGCCCGAGACCTTAAAAGTAAAAGACGAAGAGGGCTACGAACTTGCCTTTAAAGCAGCCTAA
- a CDS encoding SDR family oxidoreductase: MYQTAYHDQDLSQFSVLITGGAGFIGSNLVEYFLKYGAKKVRVIDNFLTGFRENLAPYLDHPNFELIEGDISLLADCEKACEGMDAVCHQAALGSVPRSVAQPHLTTLHNVNGFVNMVHAAHQAGIKRFVYASSSSVYGDEPNLPKVEDRIGQQLSPYAITKYSNELFAKNFGDLYGMEFMGFRYFNVFGPKQSPKGAYAAVIPLFAEACLLGKTAYINGDGLQTRDFTFIENVVQMNVKALLTENPAAYNQVYNVGVGGRYSVLDLYEGIRKAAGSEQAPVHRESRAGDIRDSQANIEKAKTLLGYDPHFSFEEGLAITVQHFKQLLKA, translated from the coding sequence ATGTATCAAACCGCTTATCACGATCAAGACCTTAGCCAGTTTTCTGTACTCATTACTGGAGGCGCTGGCTTTATTGGCAGCAATCTGGTCGAATATTTTTTGAAGTATGGGGCCAAAAAGGTCCGTGTTATTGACAATTTCCTCACGGGCTTCCGAGAAAACTTGGCGCCTTATCTGGACCATCCCAATTTTGAGCTAATTGAAGGAGATATCTCCCTTTTGGCCGATTGCGAAAAAGCCTGTGAAGGCATGGATGCCGTTTGCCATCAGGCCGCTTTGGGCTCGGTGCCCCGCTCTGTCGCCCAACCCCATCTTACCACTCTTCACAATGTCAATGGCTTTGTGAATATGGTGCATGCCGCTCATCAGGCAGGGATCAAGCGCTTTGTTTATGCCTCTTCTTCCTCCGTCTATGGCGATGAGCCCAATTTGCCCAAAGTAGAAGACCGAATTGGGCAACAATTATCGCCTTATGCCATTACCAAGTATAGCAATGAGCTATTTGCTAAAAACTTTGGCGATTTGTACGGAATGGAGTTTATGGGTTTCCGCTACTTTAATGTATTTGGACCAAAACAAAGCCCAAAAGGGGCTTATGCCGCCGTTATTCCTCTTTTTGCAGAGGCTTGTCTTTTGGGCAAAACCGCTTATATTAATGGCGATGGCCTACAAACTCGAGATTTTACCTTTATCGAGAATGTGGTCCAAATGAATGTAAAGGCACTCTTGACTGAAAATCCTGCAGCTTACAATCAGGTGTATAATGTGGGCGTAGGGGGCCGCTACTCGGTCCTAGATCTTTATGAGGGCATCCGAAAAGCCGCCGGCAGCGAGCAAGCTCCCGTACATCGAGAAAGCCGAGCAGGCGACATCCGTGACTCTCAAGCGAATATTGAGAAAGCCAAAACGCTTTTGGGCTATGATCCCCACTTTAGCTTTGAGGAAGGTCTGGCCATTACGGTCCAGCATTTTAAGCAGCTACTAAAGGCCTAG